The following proteins are co-located in the Polymorphospora rubra genome:
- a CDS encoding dipeptidase yields the protein MNTERAVLAPNELHTAATVVDGSTVIELSDEHLERIRRGGVTAVNHTVTRPYVDTVTALREVNTCRRWIDEHSDAALLALTVDDIHRAKADGREAIILGPQDTEMIGVDLDLLGTFYDLGVRVLQLTYQRQNLLGAGCGEKTDSGLTAQGRTFVRAMNELGILVDVSHCGQRTGLDAMDASDRPVVVTHSFCDGLSPHIRAKDDAFLRRLAEQRGVIGITSLSGFLYYPEEPRRRPDLARFVEHVARVVEVAGVDHVAIATDYDETLTEAMREQQIVLHRTLLGDWAWHERRAVGMDDAAQFPNFTTALLDGGFAPDEVTRILGGNWLRVFGETWKPATTTTLQSPPEQGERHESSNPT from the coding sequence TTGAACACTGAGCGCGCCGTCCTCGCGCCCAACGAGCTGCATACCGCCGCCACCGTGGTCGACGGGAGCACCGTCATCGAGCTCAGCGACGAGCACCTCGAGCGGATCCGTCGTGGCGGTGTCACGGCCGTCAACCACACCGTCACCCGCCCGTACGTCGACACGGTCACCGCCCTGCGCGAAGTCAACACCTGCCGCCGCTGGATCGACGAACACTCCGACGCCGCACTGCTGGCCCTGACCGTCGACGACATCCACCGGGCCAAGGCCGACGGGCGGGAGGCGATCATCCTCGGCCCGCAGGACACCGAGATGATCGGCGTCGACCTGGACCTGCTCGGCACCTTCTACGACCTGGGCGTACGAGTCCTGCAGCTGACGTACCAGCGGCAGAACCTGCTGGGCGCCGGCTGCGGTGAGAAGACCGACTCCGGGCTGACCGCCCAGGGGCGGACCTTCGTCCGCGCCATGAACGAACTCGGCATCCTGGTCGACGTCTCCCACTGCGGCCAGCGCACCGGCCTCGACGCGATGGACGCCTCCGACCGTCCCGTCGTCGTCACCCACTCGTTCTGCGACGGACTGTCACCGCACATCCGGGCCAAGGACGACGCCTTCCTGCGCCGTCTCGCCGAACAGCGGGGCGTCATCGGGATCACCAGCCTGTCCGGCTTCCTCTACTACCCCGAGGAGCCGCGGCGGCGTCCGGACCTGGCCCGGTTCGTCGAGCACGTGGCCCGTGTCGTCGAGGTGGCGGGTGTCGACCACGTCGCCATCGCGACCGACTACGACGAGACGCTCACCGAAGCCATGCGGGAGCAGCAGATCGTCCTACACCGCACCCTGCTGGGTGACTGGGCCTGGCACGAGCGCCGGGCGGTCGGGATGGACGACGCCGCGCAGTTCCCGAACTTCACCACCGCACTCCTCGACGGCGGATTCGCACCCGACGAAGTCACCAGGATCCTCGGCGGCAACTGGCTGCGGGTCTTCGGTGAAACCTGGAAGCCCGCCACCACCACCACGCTGCAATCTCCACCCGAGCAAGGAGAAAGGCATGAGAGTTCGAACCCTACATAA
- a CDS encoding MFS transporter — protein MPPPSRAGLLRDPDFRHLFAATATGQLGDRFVFLALPLIAIVSLDVSEFEVGVLTAMTTAGSLLAGLPAGAWVDRWRKRSVLINTDLARAVLLALIPVLWWADALTIWLLYAVALAHGLFTVFFDVAYVSYLPYLVGRDNLVEANAKVASVRSAVSISGPGLAGPLVAWLGAPLTLLASSVGMAFSGLLVARIRKRETRRRADPSRHLLREVREGLSFVLGNPLLRPVVVADGMFSLFLVTYQTMLLVFLSREVGLGSFGIGLVLSTMACGGLTGALVARRVVARIGTGPVIWMAPLCTAPPAALMPLAEPGWRLYLAVFGLMLLSTGGVIRLVAQAGLQQSVTPDRLLGRMNATFRFVMWGSMPLAGLLGGALGTLLGAEAVLWIGAAGMTAAFLSTLLSPLRTMRELPVTEPESPPADREKPTPRPAG, from the coding sequence GTGCCGCCACCGTCACGCGCGGGACTGCTGCGTGATCCCGACTTCCGTCACCTGTTCGCCGCGACCGCGACCGGCCAGCTCGGGGACCGGTTCGTCTTCCTCGCGCTGCCGCTGATCGCCATCGTCTCGCTCGACGTGAGCGAGTTCGAGGTCGGCGTGCTTACCGCCATGACGACGGCCGGGTCGCTGCTCGCCGGCCTGCCCGCCGGCGCCTGGGTCGACCGGTGGCGGAAGCGCTCCGTACTGATCAACACGGACCTGGCCCGCGCCGTACTGCTGGCGCTGATTCCGGTGCTCTGGTGGGCCGACGCCCTGACCATCTGGCTGCTGTACGCGGTCGCCCTGGCACACGGCCTGTTCACGGTGTTCTTCGACGTCGCGTACGTCAGCTACCTGCCGTACCTGGTGGGCCGGGACAATCTCGTGGAGGCCAACGCCAAAGTCGCGTCGGTGCGTTCGGCGGTCAGCATCAGCGGCCCGGGACTGGCCGGTCCGCTCGTGGCCTGGCTCGGCGCGCCGTTGACCCTGCTGGCAAGCTCCGTGGGGATGGCGTTCTCCGGCCTGCTGGTCGCCCGGATCCGCAAGCGGGAGACCCGACGCCGGGCCGACCCGTCGAGGCACCTGCTGCGCGAGGTCAGGGAGGGCCTGTCGTTCGTGCTCGGCAACCCGCTGCTGCGGCCGGTCGTCGTGGCGGACGGGATGTTCAGCCTCTTCCTGGTCACATACCAGACCATGCTGCTGGTGTTCCTGTCCCGGGAGGTGGGTCTCGGGTCCTTCGGCATCGGACTGGTGCTGTCGACGATGGCGTGCGGCGGCCTGACCGGCGCCCTGGTCGCCCGGCGGGTGGTCGCCCGGATCGGAACCGGCCCCGTCATCTGGATGGCACCCCTGTGTACGGCCCCACCGGCCGCCCTGATGCCGCTGGCCGAACCGGGCTGGCGCCTCTACCTGGCGGTGTTCGGCCTGATGCTGCTGTCGACCGGCGGCGTGATCCGCCTCGTCGCCCAGGCCGGCCTCCAGCAGTCCGTCACACCCGACCGGCTGCTGGGCCGGATGAACGCGACCTTCCGCTTCGTCATGTGGGGCAGCATGCCGCTGGCCGGGCTGCTCGGTGGCGCCCTCGGCACTCTCCTCGGGGCGGAGGCGGTGCTGTGGATCGGCGCCGCCGGGATGACGGCGGCCTTCCTGTCGACACTGCTCTCCCCGCTCCGGACCATGCGTGAACTGCCGGTCACCGAGCCGGAATCCCCGCCCGCCGACCGGGAGAAGCCCACACCGCGACCCGCCGGATAG
- a CDS encoding ASCH domain-containing protein, protein MLFRSEILDGIRQGVVSLVFRRWRQPRVRAGSRLRTAIGLVEIRSIGPVDEREVSDADARRAGYPSADALRADLPQSGDLRLFRIGVGYAGPDPRAALREQDQLGAPELAALTERLARFDRAGPRGAWTATVLRIIAEHPARRAAELAELAGYPATEVFKRDVRKLKELGLTESLETGYRLSPRGRAVVDRLD, encoded by the coding sequence ATGCTGTTCCGTAGCGAGATTCTGGACGGAATTCGGCAGGGCGTCGTCTCGCTGGTGTTCCGGCGCTGGCGTCAGCCCCGGGTCCGGGCCGGCAGCCGGTTGCGGACCGCGATCGGGCTGGTGGAGATCCGCTCGATCGGCCCGGTCGACGAGCGGGAGGTGTCGGACGCCGACGCGCGGCGGGCCGGCTACCCGTCCGCCGACGCGTTGCGCGCCGACCTGCCGCAAAGCGGCGACCTGCGGCTGTTCCGGATCGGGGTCGGCTACGCCGGCCCGGATCCGCGTGCGGCGCTGCGCGAACAGGATCAGCTCGGCGCGCCGGAGTTGGCGGCGCTCACCGAACGGCTGGCCCGGTTCGACCGGGCCGGGCCGCGCGGCGCGTGGACCGCGACGGTGCTGCGGATCATCGCGGAACACCCGGCCCGGCGGGCCGCCGAACTGGCCGAACTGGCCGGCTATCCGGCCACCGAGGTCTTCAAGCGCGACGTCCGCAAGCTGAAGGAACTCGGCCTGACCGAGAGCCTCGAGACCGGCTACCGGCTCTCGCCGCGTGGCCGGGCGGTCGTCGACCGGCTCGACTGA